The following coding sequences are from one Leptolyngbya sp. NIES-3755 window:
- a CDS encoding transcriptional regulatory protein LysR family protein (similar to AA sequence:cyanobase_aa:gll4427), whose translation MDIYQIRYFLAIVETGGFTKAAERLLVSQPSLSAGIKKLEQELGVILFERGGRRAVLTAAGKFFLTKAQSILNDYHAVLHELKTFKTQPILRLGLLRTIRISPFAQLIAAFRQTYPNSAIELQDGDPAALRERLELGEIDLLVTGLDGIEANGNTLPLFRQRIALAVSNTHPFAQRKSVRWSELDGQPYIDRLHCGLRCSVKQQFEAQGLRQNVVYRADNEDWVIALVAAGLGMTVMAEWRDLPGVTYIAIADWEVERTVGLVWRVGQDNDSIKAFCQFAATHDWC comes from the coding sequence ATGGATATTTATCAGATTCGATACTTTCTTGCGATCGTCGAAACGGGTGGTTTCACCAAAGCCGCAGAACGCTTGCTTGTCTCGCAACCATCGTTATCCGCAGGCATCAAAAAACTAGAGCAAGAACTGGGCGTAATTTTGTTTGAACGCGGTGGACGTAGAGCCGTTCTGACCGCCGCAGGAAAATTCTTTCTCACCAAGGCACAATCGATTCTGAATGACTATCATGCCGTCTTGCACGAACTCAAAACTTTCAAGACGCAGCCGATTCTGAGATTGGGACTGCTACGCACGATTCGGATTAGTCCCTTTGCTCAACTGATTGCAGCATTTCGACAGACTTACCCAAATAGTGCGATCGAGCTACAAGATGGCGACCCAGCAGCATTACGAGAGCGACTAGAGCTAGGTGAAATCGATTTACTCGTCACTGGACTCGATGGAATTGAAGCGAACGGCAATACACTCCCGTTGTTTCGTCAGCGGATTGCCCTAGCGGTGTCAAATACTCATCCCTTTGCTCAACGTAAATCAGTGCGCTGGAGCGAATTGGATGGACAGCCCTACATCGATCGACTGCATTGCGGGTTAAGGTGCAGTGTGAAACAGCAGTTTGAAGCGCAGGGACTCAGACAAAACGTGGTGTATCGTGCGGATAACGAGGATTGGGTGATTGCGTTAGTGGCTGCGGGGTTAGGGATGACCGTGATGGCAGAATGGCGAGACTTGCCCGGAGTCACTTACATCGCGATCGCAGATTGGGAAGTAGAACGCACAGTTGGATTAGTTTGGAGAGTCGGGCAGGACAATGATTCAATTAAGGCATTCTGTCAATTTGCTGCGACCCATGATTGGTGCTAA
- a CDS encoding glutathione S-transferase domain protein (similar to AA sequence:cyanobase_aa:PCC7424_3947) — MLKLYDFTLSGNCYKVRLLLSLLRLECELMPVDLKRDEQKTSEFLHLNLWGQVPVLIDNDVMIRDSQAILIYLAKRYGGESWFPNDAGSLGLVMQWLATAGHDVQQGFAAARIYHLFGQQLDVETATARAYTVLKVMDQHLSQRQWLELDRPTIADIACFPYIALAEDGKINLSDAPNVLRWLDRVKQLPGFVSMPGIAV, encoded by the coding sequence ATGCTAAAGCTGTACGATTTCACCCTCTCTGGAAACTGCTACAAAGTTCGCTTGCTGCTTTCATTGCTAAGACTAGAATGCGAACTGATGCCGGTGGATCTCAAGAGGGATGAACAAAAGACTTCCGAGTTTCTTCATCTCAACTTGTGGGGACAAGTTCCGGTTCTAATTGACAACGATGTAATGATCCGGGATTCTCAGGCGATTCTGATTTATCTAGCAAAGCGCTATGGGGGTGAGTCCTGGTTCCCCAATGATGCAGGATCATTAGGGTTAGTGATGCAATGGTTAGCGACTGCCGGACATGATGTTCAACAAGGATTTGCCGCCGCGAGGATCTATCATCTGTTTGGTCAGCAATTAGACGTTGAAACCGCAACTGCACGAGCCTACACCGTTCTCAAAGTGATGGATCAGCACTTATCTCAGCGGCAATGGTTGGAGCTTGATCGACCTACGATCGCGGATATTGCTTGTTTTCCATATATTGCGCTGGCTGAAGACGGCAAGATCAATCTGTCAGATGCCCCCAATGTGCTGAGATGGCTCGATCGCGTTAAACAACTGCCTGGATTTGTGTCGATGCCCGGAATTGCAGTTTAA
- a CDS encoding sodium:dicarboxylate symporter (similar to AA sequence:cyanobase_aa:LBDG_55830) → MSLSTLILVAMAVGIGFGAGLHDYFPTLILPLDRYLLTPVGTAFLRLIQFVVVPIVFSSLILGLTRIQNAAQVGRYAIKLILSYCVTSGIAVAVGIVLAIVVQPGVGVAISGSVPMSEVAQQQSLIDWLVSLIPTNPFEALSTGNLLQVIFSSALIGVAIQLVGEKAASFLSFVESCYVISEKVLSIVLYVAPIGVFALVSSVIATEGLQLISKLFAYVFSLFVGSVIMTLFYLLVLGILRAKPIKLLQSLTPALSLAFGTASSNAALPVVLKNIQEEYGLREDIASFAIPLGTALKRDGSAILQGFNAVFIAQMFGIPLTPSLLLAIVLSTFLVSFSTPGVPGAGIIMMTTVLTASGLPLEGVAIVAGVDRLTDGFKTVMNIISNVANAVILNVWESASEQDITELT, encoded by the coding sequence ATGAGTTTATCGACGCTGATTTTGGTCGCGATGGCGGTGGGGATTGGGTTTGGGGCAGGACTGCATGATTATTTTCCGACGCTGATTCTGCCGCTCGATCGCTATTTGCTCACGCCCGTTGGAACAGCTTTTTTGCGGCTGATTCAGTTTGTTGTCGTGCCGATCGTGTTCTCTTCGCTGATTTTGGGTTTGACTCGGATTCAGAACGCGGCACAGGTAGGACGGTATGCAATCAAGTTGATTTTGAGCTATTGCGTCACGAGTGGAATTGCCGTGGCAGTGGGAATTGTTCTTGCGATCGTGGTTCAGCCGGGAGTGGGTGTAGCGATTTCTGGCAGTGTTCCAATGAGTGAAGTTGCTCAACAACAGTCTTTAATCGATTGGTTAGTGAGCTTGATTCCGACCAATCCATTTGAAGCGCTTAGTACGGGTAATTTGCTACAAGTGATTTTCTCTTCTGCATTGATTGGAGTTGCCATTCAGCTAGTTGGGGAAAAGGCAGCGAGCTTTCTTAGCTTTGTGGAAAGTTGCTATGTGATTAGTGAGAAGGTTTTATCGATCGTGCTTTATGTTGCTCCAATCGGTGTTTTTGCGTTAGTTAGCTCAGTGATTGCTACTGAAGGACTTCAGTTAATTTCTAAGTTGTTTGCTTATGTCTTTTCGCTGTTTGTTGGATCAGTGATTATGACTTTGTTCTATTTGTTAGTTCTAGGAATTCTGAGAGCTAAGCCGATTAAATTGCTTCAAAGTCTTACTCCAGCTTTATCTTTGGCGTTTGGGACAGCGAGTTCTAATGCTGCACTTCCAGTTGTACTAAAGAACATTCAAGAGGAATATGGATTACGGGAGGACATTGCGAGTTTTGCGATTCCGTTGGGAACTGCATTGAAGCGGGATGGATCAGCGATTTTGCAAGGATTTAATGCTGTGTTTATTGCTCAGATGTTTGGGATTCCTTTGACTCCTTCATTGTTATTGGCGATCGTACTAAGTACATTTTTAGTTTCCTTTAGTACTCCAGGCGTTCCGGGTGCTGGAATTATCATGATGACAACCGTTCTGACAGCTTCGGGATTGCCTTTAGAAGGAGTTGCGATCGTGGCAGGAGTCGATCGATTAACCGATGGATTTAAGACTGTGATGAACATTATTAGTAATGTTGCAAATGCAGTGATTCTCAATGTGTGGGAGAGTGCATCAGAACAAGATATCACAGAGCTAACTTAA
- a CDS encoding hypothetical protein (similar to AA sequence:cyanobase_aa:LBDG_52730): MVFKLPQITLWHMLPITIGLHGLLFAIPIPSTDGEAQKPISESINVVTLPKPSPPKSPPSETPRRSEAIATPKPRTTSKAQPTLPPRSTPTPTTPIPQSSTPPQPTPQPSPSISPSPSVSPSPVDKLQIVGAVPGCNGQSGCWQIANSQGRAIAGTLEEQLQQQGFTLTEKDLDQDTGFRVYEVAKDGVKQYYLHIVWSDRGTAYVRNTDLLSHSQITAMTGL, translated from the coding sequence ATGGTTTTCAAACTGCCCCAGATTACTCTATGGCACATGCTCCCGATCACGATCGGGTTGCACGGATTGTTATTTGCAATCCCCATTCCATCGACAGACGGCGAAGCTCAGAAGCCAATTTCCGAATCCATCAACGTCGTGACCTTACCAAAGCCATCGCCCCCGAAATCCCCGCCCAGTGAGACCCCCAGAAGAAGTGAAGCGATCGCAACTCCAAAACCCCGAACGACTTCCAAAGCCCAGCCCACTCTCCCACCCCGTTCAACCCCAACACCGACGACTCCAATCCCACAGTCATCGACTCCACCGCAGCCGACTCCACAACCATCCCCTTCAATTAGCCCATCCCCTTCAGTTAGTCCCTCTCCAGTCGATAAACTGCAAATTGTAGGAGCAGTTCCAGGCTGTAACGGTCAATCGGGATGCTGGCAGATTGCAAATTCACAAGGTAGAGCGATCGCTGGAACATTAGAAGAACAGCTTCAACAACAAGGCTTTACCCTGACGGAGAAAGACTTAGACCAAGATACTGGCTTTCGAGTGTATGAAGTGGCAAAAGATGGAGTAAAGCAGTACTATCTGCACATTGTTTGGAGCGATCGTGGAACTGCTTATGTCCGCAACACTGATTTGCTTTCTCATAGTCAGATTACCGCAATGACCGGACTGTAA
- a CDS encoding diguanylate cyclase with Chase2 sensor (similar to AA sequence:cyanobase_aa:PCC7424_1758) — translation MASKVLSHFTHLGQKWLYQYRGAFLSGITTAGFILAIRGIGLLQILELSAFDRFIQPRPTEPRDDRIVLVGFTESDLQKLNNSQISDHAVATVLDRIRAQQPRVIGLDLYRNLATEPGHDRLTQLFKTTPNLIGIEKVIGDQGETVPGNPILTNSDRIGASDIIADVDGRVRRAFLFPSTDSPIESFSLRIAIEYLAVQGILPNPNASVLQLDEVPFPPLTSNVGGYINADAGGYQILLNPRGSKGKFRMISAWDVMQGNISPTLFRDRIVLVGDVSAGASDLFFTSYSSASGSSPQPMSGVELHANITSQIISAVLDRRVLIQTLPEWAEWSFILGLTSISAWLSVRRDSFFYKMGWTVCLILGSVTASYGLFLLGWWVPIVPGAIAIGMTAMIGVTIEAQRLNVLSMQDSLTQLANRRSFDEALTREWERAWRSQTPLSVILCDVDYFKRYNDTYGHASGDDCLRKVGAAIRRSVKRSIDVTARYGGEEFIVLLPTTNANGALIVAERIRSEVEAMQLEHGGSLISPFVTLSLGVSSVVPSSSITPKAWIEVADAGLYEAKQAGRNCVVLKEFLYDM, via the coding sequence ATGGCTTCTAAGGTTCTGTCCCACTTCACCCATCTGGGACAAAAATGGCTCTATCAATACCGAGGAGCGTTCCTATCGGGCATCACGACCGCAGGCTTTATTCTGGCAATTCGCGGCATTGGACTGTTGCAAATTCTCGAACTCTCCGCTTTCGATCGCTTTATTCAACCCCGCCCCACCGAACCCAGAGACGATCGTATTGTCCTCGTGGGTTTCACTGAATCCGATTTGCAAAAGCTCAACAATTCACAAATCTCTGATCATGCGGTAGCGACTGTCTTAGACCGGATTCGAGCACAACAACCGCGTGTGATTGGCTTGGATTTGTATCGCAACTTAGCGACTGAACCCGGACACGATCGACTCACCCAACTCTTCAAGACCACTCCCAATCTCATCGGCATTGAGAAAGTCATCGGCGATCAAGGCGAAACCGTTCCAGGAAATCCAATTCTGACAAACTCCGATCGCATCGGTGCAAGTGACATCATCGCAGACGTAGATGGACGAGTGCGACGAGCATTTCTCTTTCCCTCCACCGATTCCCCGATCGAGAGTTTCAGTTTGAGAATTGCGATCGAATATCTCGCAGTTCAAGGCATTTTGCCCAATCCAAATGCTTCAGTTCTGCAACTCGATGAAGTACCGTTTCCACCTCTCACCTCAAATGTAGGGGGGTATATCAATGCAGATGCAGGCGGCTATCAAATCCTACTCAATCCGCGTGGTAGTAAAGGAAAGTTTCGGATGATTTCCGCGTGGGATGTGATGCAAGGCAACATTTCCCCGACTTTGTTTCGCGATCGCATTGTGCTAGTCGGTGATGTATCCGCTGGAGCTTCTGATCTTTTTTTCACCTCATACAGTAGCGCCTCTGGTTCCAGTCCCCAACCGATGTCGGGTGTTGAGCTTCATGCCAATATTACCAGCCAGATTATTAGTGCAGTTCTCGATCGACGCGTCTTAATTCAAACCTTACCAGAATGGGCAGAATGGAGCTTCATTCTTGGCTTAACGAGCATCAGCGCCTGGTTAAGTGTCCGACGCGACTCGTTCTTCTACAAAATGGGCTGGACAGTCTGTTTAATTCTTGGTTCAGTTACTGCAAGTTATGGCTTATTTCTTCTAGGCTGGTGGGTTCCGATCGTACCCGGTGCAATTGCGATCGGGATGACAGCCATGATCGGCGTGACAATCGAAGCTCAGCGGCTCAATGTTCTATCGATGCAGGATAGTCTGACGCAATTAGCAAACCGTCGATCGTTTGATGAAGCGCTCACCCGCGAATGGGAACGAGCATGGCGATCGCAAACTCCACTGAGTGTGATTCTCTGTGATGTCGATTATTTCAAGCGCTACAACGATACATATGGTCACGCTTCAGGAGATGACTGTTTGCGAAAAGTGGGGGCAGCAATTCGTCGATCGGTAAAGCGATCGATTGATGTGACTGCACGATATGGAGGCGAGGAATTCATTGTATTACTACCCACTACGAATGCAAACGGAGCGCTGATTGTCGCAGAACGCATTCGATCGGAAGTTGAAGCAATGCAATTAGAACATGGTGGATCACTAATTTCGCCATTTGTCACATTAAGCTTAGGAGTGTCTAGTGTTGTTCCCTCTTCGAGCATTACCCCGAAAGCCTGGATTGAAGTGGCAGATGCTGGATTGTATGAAGCGAAGCAGGCAGGGCGAAATTGTGTTGTCTTGAAAGAGTTCCTGTACGATATGTGA
- a CDS encoding hypothetical protein (conserved hypothetical protein;~similar to AA sequence:cyanobase_aa:LBDG_11330), giving the protein MTQLLTKSVEQRLIHHGHTWEQFKLIQKGFEGFPGVRLFYYEGTIEILMPGQDHEFFSRIIAMLLTVFFEEIGEEFAPTGSMDQEREGIVSAQADESYCIGDLKPLPDLSIEVIFTSGGPSKLARYQALGIPEVWFWQDGLFTLYHLRENGYERIYRSELPHLDRLNLDVLTQCVLMAQTSRLEAIRSMRAAVKSQTD; this is encoded by the coding sequence ATGACTCAACTTCTCACCAAATCTGTAGAACAGCGATTGATCCACCACGGGCACACCTGGGAACAGTTCAAGCTGATCCAGAAAGGCTTTGAAGGATTTCCGGGAGTGCGGCTGTTTTATTACGAAGGAACGATCGAGATTCTAATGCCTGGACAAGACCACGAGTTTTTTAGCCGAATTATTGCAATGCTGCTCACTGTTTTCTTCGAGGAAATCGGAGAGGAATTTGCGCCGACCGGATCGATGGATCAAGAACGGGAAGGAATTGTTTCGGCGCAGGCGGATGAATCGTATTGCATTGGGGATTTGAAACCGTTACCGGATTTGTCTATTGAAGTTATCTTCACCAGCGGGGGTCCAAGCAAATTGGCGCGGTATCAGGCATTAGGAATCCCCGAAGTGTGGTTTTGGCAGGATGGATTATTTACTCTGTATCATTTGCGCGAGAACGGGTATGAACGGATTTATCGGAGTGAGTTGCCGCATCTCGATCGATTAAATCTTGATGTTTTAACGCAATGTGTTTTGATGGCTCAAACTTCACGACTTGAAGCGATTCGATCGATGAGGGCTGCCGTAAAAAGTCAGACAGATTGA
- a CDS encoding hypothetical protein (similar to AA sequence:cyanobase_aa:alr4568), translating into MAQVKIYGLRQTLDPIKSALSDAIHQCVIDALQYPVDKRFHRFFPLDPADFYFPNDRSDRYTILEISIFEGRSIEAKKQFIRLLFDRLQPLGISPQDLEITIFETPKHNWGFRGLPGDEHQLNYKVDV; encoded by the coding sequence ATGGCTCAAGTTAAAATCTACGGCTTAAGACAGACACTCGATCCGATCAAGTCAGCACTCTCAGATGCAATTCATCAATGCGTCATCGATGCGCTTCAGTATCCGGTTGATAAACGGTTTCATCGGTTTTTTCCACTCGATCCAGCAGATTTTTATTTCCCAAACGATCGCAGCGATCGCTACACAATTCTCGAAATCAGCATTTTTGAAGGTCGCAGCATTGAAGCCAAAAAGCAATTCATTCGATTATTGTTCGATCGATTGCAACCGCTTGGAATTTCGCCCCAAGACTTAGAGATCACGATCTTTGAAACTCCAAAACACAATTGGGGCTTTCGAGGATTACCGGGAGATGAACATCAATTGAATTACAAAGTTGATGTTTAA
- a CDS encoding ABC transporter substrate-binding protein (similar to AA sequence:cyanobase_aa:LBDG_52750), whose product MAIKRRTFLASSAAMAAVASHQLARMQSSNAAGVVNLYSARHYDSDNAIYEGFQKKTGIKVNLVEADADKLIERIKSEGANSPADVLITVDAGRLWRAQEAGLFQPVNSRVLTSTIPANLREPNGQWFGFTRRARVIMYNKDRVKPSELSTYENLVDPKWKGRVITRSSGHVYNQSLTGSILAAHGNQKTEEWVRGVVANFARSPEGNDTAQIRSIAAGLGDLALVNTYYLPRLAKSNKAEDKEVASKIGVFFPNQQDRGTHVNISGGGVLKTAPNRAAAIQFLEYLASNEAQRIFAESNNEYPAVAGVPIDAVLASYGTFKADNLNAAIYGRNNAEALKIMDRAGWK is encoded by the coding sequence ATGGCGATCAAACGACGGACCTTCCTCGCTTCAAGTGCAGCAATGGCGGCAGTTGCTTCTCATCAGCTTGCCAGGATGCAATCATCAAACGCTGCGGGTGTAGTGAATTTGTACTCTGCACGTCACTATGATAGCGACAATGCGATCTATGAAGGTTTCCAGAAGAAAACGGGCATCAAAGTCAACTTGGTTGAAGCAGATGCAGATAAGCTGATCGAGCGGATCAAAAGCGAAGGAGCGAATAGTCCCGCAGATGTCTTAATTACTGTGGATGCAGGTCGCTTATGGCGTGCCCAAGAAGCAGGATTATTTCAGCCTGTAAACTCTAGGGTGTTGACCTCTACGATTCCTGCCAACCTGCGAGAACCCAATGGACAATGGTTTGGATTTACTCGACGGGCGCGAGTGATCATGTACAACAAAGATCGCGTCAAGCCTTCGGAGCTTTCGACCTACGAAAATTTGGTCGATCCAAAATGGAAGGGACGAGTCATCACGCGATCGTCGGGTCATGTCTACAATCAATCGCTTACAGGGTCGATTTTGGCAGCGCATGGCAATCAAAAAACCGAAGAATGGGTGAGAGGGGTGGTCGCAAACTTCGCTCGTTCGCCTGAAGGAAATGATACCGCTCAGATTCGGTCGATCGCAGCAGGACTGGGAGATCTGGCGCTGGTGAACACGTACTATCTACCCCGTCTCGCGAAATCAAACAAAGCGGAAGACAAAGAAGTTGCGTCAAAGATTGGTGTCTTTTTCCCAAACCAACAAGATCGAGGAACGCACGTCAATATCAGCGGTGGCGGCGTACTCAAAACTGCGCCAAACCGAGCGGCAGCGATTCAATTTTTGGAGTACCTGGCAAGCAACGAAGCACAGCGAATTTTTGCGGAAAGCAACAATGAATATCCAGCCGTTGCAGGTGTTCCGATCGATGCGGTGTTAGCCAGCTATGGAACCTTCAAAGCTGATAATCTGAATGCAGCAATCTATGGTCGCAACAATG
- a CDS encoding putative FMN-binding pyridoxamine 5'-phosphate oxidase (similar to AA sequence:cyanobase_aa:Ava_3727): protein MPRKFGEIAFTPEVQAAQQQRGSRQTYERYIANGPATDTIDAKMEALIAQLDGFYLGTVSSNGYPYIQFRGGSPGFLKVIDEKMLAFPDFKGNVQYITVGNLDREAKAFLFLMNYRHQERLKIWGRAKYVENDTALIEQVQIRGYRAEIERVILFEVEACSWNCSQHIPIRYSETEVQTMMEAQKHRIAELESQLADLRSLQ, encoded by the coding sequence ATGCCTCGTAAATTTGGTGAAATCGCGTTCACGCCTGAAGTACAAGCTGCCCAACAGCAGCGAGGTTCTCGGCAAACCTATGAGCGTTATATTGCGAATGGTCCCGCGACTGACACGATCGATGCCAAAATGGAGGCATTGATCGCTCAACTCGATGGCTTTTATCTTGGAACAGTGAGTTCTAATGGTTATCCCTATATTCAATTCCGAGGCGGTTCTCCCGGTTTTCTGAAAGTCATCGATGAAAAGATGCTTGCTTTTCCAGACTTCAAAGGTAATGTGCAGTACATCACGGTTGGGAATCTCGATCGCGAAGCGAAAGCTTTCTTATTTTTGATGAATTACCGCCACCAGGAGCGCCTCAAGATTTGGGGAAGAGCCAAGTATGTCGAGAACGATACAGCATTGATTGAGCAAGTACAGATACGAGGCTACAGAGCAGAAATTGAGCGAGTCATCTTGTTTGAGGTAGAAGCTTGTAGTTGGAACTGTTCGCAGCATATTCCCATTCGCTACTCAGAAACAGAAGTTCAAACGATGATGGAGGCGCAAAAACACCGCATTGCAGAGCTTGAATCTCAGTTAGCAGATTTGCGATCGTTGCAGTGA